The Chrysoperla carnea chromosome X, inChrCarn1.1, whole genome shotgun sequence genome includes a region encoding these proteins:
- the LOC123302517 gene encoding histone acetyltransferase type B catalytic subunit — translation MACQSNGVSTTDCKIKFTINLVRDKEDLDDDNADFPPGIVPRVIEAFNGDTGDVIPRISLSFWSSSLKTLISTNIDGNQEIDKIIMDLNEDLPINYHNQRNDFLTLYEEEFATHFKPHGKMIQVFDRKVNGKMRVFEIYFSDFANADESFKEYHRRMESFALLCIDGAVRITVDPRWCIFTIYEVQKTPKLRYHFVGFSTVYRFHSFPDKIRPRISQFVIIPPFQRCGIGKQLLRVEQNYLIDTFNILEITVEEPCEAFYEMRDIVDAERILTSYPSFVPQILDSKPSSKKAVTNEFHKRLFIPNKRVVHMYELVKLYCILKSDPSKIEELQKEIEGRIKSQRMNDTNFLTQKQRRHGLRSHEEFLGRPAISLNDIEEQFKGLFIKYENVVEKLISSEPEWNTSKEP, via the exons atggcATGCCAATCTAATGGCGTTAGCACAACcgattgtaaaattaaatttaccatCAATTTAG ttCGAGATAAAGAAGATTTGGATGATGACAACGCCGATTTTCCACCTGGAATTGTACCCCGGGTTATTGAAGC ttttaatggaGACACTGGAGACGTGATCCCACGTATTTCTTTATCATTTTGGAGTTCATCTTTGAAAACATTGATTTCTACGAATATCGATGGCAATCAGGAAATTGATAAGATAATAATGGATCTAAATGAAGATTTAccaattaattatcataatcaACGTAACGACTTTTTAACATTATATGAGGAAGAATTTGCGACTCATTTCAAACCACATGGAAAAATGATTCAGGTCTTCGACCGGAAAG tgaatggTAAAATGCgggtttttgaaatttattttagcgATTTTGCCAATGCTGACGAATCATTCAAAGAATATCATCGTCGTATGGAATCATTTGCTCTATTATGTATAGACGGCGCTGTGCGCATTACTGTGGATCCTCGATGGTGTATTTTTACCAT atatgaaGTACAAAAAACACCAAAATTGCGATATCATTTCGTTGGCTTTTCAACGGTTTACCGATTTCATTCATTCCCAGATAAAATTCGACCGCGAATTAGTCAATTTGTTATAATTCCACCATTTCAACGATGCGGTATTGGCAAACAGTTATTACGTGTCGAACAAAATTATCTGATTGACACCTTTAATATACTTGAAATCACCGTTGAAGAGCCATGCGAGGCATTTTATGAAATGCGTGACATTGTTGATGCTGAACGTATTTTGACATCATATCCGTCATTTGTTCCACAAATATTGGATTCAAAGCCGTCCAGTAAAAAAGCAGTTACAAATGAGTTTCACAAACGTTTGTTTATTCCCAATAAACGTGTTGTCCACATGTACGAGCTTGTTAAGTTGTATTGCATACTCAAAAGTGATCCTAGCAAGATTGAAGAGTTGCAGAAAGAAATTGAAGGGCGTATTAAATCGCAACGTATG AATGATACAAATTTTCTCACACAAAAACAACGACGTCATGGATTACGCTCTCATGAAGAATTCCTAGGTCGACCGGCAATATCCTTAAACGATATTGAAGAGCAATTTAAGGGTCTCTTCATAAAATATGAGAACGTCgtcgaaaaattaatatcatccgAACCGGAATGGAACACTTCGAAAGAaccttaa
- the LOC123302476 gene encoding U2 snRNP-associated SURP motif-containing protein isoform X2, with protein MDDKTILKQLAEQKLKAFAVGNMGKRALTKRELEELRKKEEDEAAAFAFQEFVSTFQDTPSNSNRIWVKAGTYDAGARREDTKEKGKLYKPQSRLSSNNENLSSAEKAQEYARLLAGDVKPERLGKKKENNKKKSNLELFKEELKQIQEEREERHKYKGLVKIPLEPDIVDLNQKQDMGSFDNGDPNTTNLYLGNLNPKITETQLMELFGKYGPLASIKIMWPRSEEEKARGRNCGFVAFMNRKDGERALRNLNGKDVMGYEMKLGWGKCVPIPPHPIYIPPSLQELSMPPPTSGLPFNAQPIETDALKDLDKNDSTLLDKILSQSIVKVVVPTDRNVVALIHRTIEFVIREGPLFEAIIMNREINNPMFRFLFDNQSHQHTYYRWKLFSMMQGDTPKEWRTEDFRMFEGGSIWRPPPMNIYTQGMPDSLIVDEDLREPSKGALSVAQRDRLEELLRNLTPDRMKIAEAMVFAMEHSEAADEICSCIAESLSNVETLIHKKLARIYLVSDILHNCTAKINNASYYRRALEIRLNDIIKNANIAHSAQDSRLKAEGFKVRVERVLEAWKDWSVYPRELIENLENIFHGIDTGAAYNYKATLSKEESDDIYARIQQNEEDSDDGIPLDEDADGEAVPFDGAALLKGAIRHGNPPKVESYSKFNDFNNDSPNEDADGMPLTPPSNEEKTATPMFVPSRWETVDPEQVEAQAMTTSKWDQLEPTSLDGEEVNDSDSSGEAMNSQKMNFDMNDSKMSEERRRKLREVELKAMQYQDELEAGHRTLKSGWTVTQQVEHYRRKLLRKMDKKLADSKEKAKDRDSPNLDRSNKSRHSLDMGSSRSDRSKRSLTPDTEYSSSRSATPIDRKSRSRRSRSLGREESLSPPTPPRINKKSPSRRRRAAESPSWTGTGSNSARSRCSPSPHSARYLSPVNSKYMLTSPSPPPVRGSSSRRSNRHVDSPGTPPRISASSSSKSSRRRGSYSPNSKRLSPTLSTKSKHSRRTLTPSPPRKSKRARSRSISPVDSNSQRRHKHRY; from the exons ATGGAtgacaaaacaattttaaag CAATTGGCTGAACAAAAGCTAAAAGCTTTTGCAGTCGGTAATATGGGTAAACGTGCCTTGACCAAACGTGAACTTGAAGAACTTCGTAAGAAGGAGGAAGATGAAGCTGCGGCCTTT gcATTCCAAGAGTTTGTTAGTACATTTCAAGATACGCCATCAAATTCTAATCGAATTTGGGTAAAAGCGGGTACTTACGATGCTGGAGCTAGAC GTGAGGATACCAAAGAAAAAGGTAAATTATACAAACCACAATCTCGGCTATcctcaaataatgaaaatttatcatcGGCCGAAAAAGCACAAGAGTATGCTCGATTGTTAGCTGGTGACGTGAAACCAGAACGGTTAgggaaaaagaaagaaaataataagaaaaagagtaatttagaattatttaaagaGGAATTAAAaca AATTCAAGAAGAGCGTGAAGAACGACATAAATATAAAGGACTGGTTAAAATACCGTTAGAACCGGATATTGttgatttaaatcaaaaacaggATATGGGCTCATTCGATAATGGAGATCCAAATacaactaatttatatttgggaaatttaaatccaaaa ATAACGGAAACGCAATTAATGGAATTATTTGGTAAATATGGTCCATTAGCGAGCATCAAAATAATGTGGCCACGATCAGAAGAAGAAAAAGCTCGAGGTCGTAACTGTGGATTTGTTGCATTTATGAATCGTAAAGATGGTGAACGCGCTTTGCGTAATTTAAACG GTAAAGATGTTATGGGGTATGAAATGAAGTTAGGTTGGGGAAAATGTGTTCCAATCCCACCACATCCAATTTATATACCTCCCTCACTCCAGGAACTATCAATGCCACCTCCAACATCTGGATTACCATTTAATGCACAGCCAATTGAAACAGATGCTCTCAAAGATTTGGACAAAAATGATTCAACGTTGTTGGATAAG ATTTTATCTCAATCGATTGTGAAGGTTGTGGTGCCTACAGATAG aaatgtgGTAGCCCTAATTCATAGAACGATCGAATTTGTAATTCGTGAAGGTCCTTTATTTGAGGCAATTATTATGAATCGAGAAATCAATAATCCAATGTTTAG GTTTTTATTCGACAATCAAAGTCATCAGCATACGTATTATCGTTGGAAGTTATTTTCAATGATGCAAGGAGATACCCCAAAAGAATGGCGAACTGAGGATTTTCGAATGTTtgaag GCGGTTCGATTTGGAGGCCACCACCAATGAACATTTATACTCAAGGCATGCCAGACAGTTTGATCGTGGATGAAGATTTACGTGAACCATCAAAGGGAGCCTTATCGGTTGCACAACGTGATCGTCTAGAAGAATTATTACGTAATTTAACACCAGATCGCATGAAGATTGCTGAAGCCATGGTATTTGCTATGGAGCACAGTGAAGCTGCGGATGAAATCTGTAGTTGTATTGCGGAATCTTTATCAAATGTAGAAactttaattcataaaaaattagcaCGAATCTATCTTGTATCAGATATATTACATAATTGTACagctaaaattaataatgcgTCATACTATCGACGAGC gtTAGAAATTCGATTGAATGATATTATAAAGAATGCAAATATTGCGCATTCGGCACAAGACAGTCGATTAAAAGCCGAAGGCTTTAAAGTGCGAGTTGAACGAGTGTTAGAAGCATGGAAAGATTGGTCGGTGTATCCTCGTGAgttgattgaaaatttagaaaatattttccatggAATTGACACGGGTGCCGCTTATAACTATAAG gCAACACTTTCAAAAGAAGAATCGGATGACATATACGCTCGGATACAACAAAATGAGGAAGATAGTGACGATGGAATTCCATTAGATGAGGATGCCGATGGCGAAGCTGTACCATTTGATGGAGCTGCGCTATTAAAAGGTGCAATTCGTCATGGAAATCCACCTAAAGTTGAATCCTATTCgaaattcaatgattttaataatgattCTCCTA ATGAAGATGCAGACGGAATGCCTTTAACACCACCGTCAAATGAGGAAAAAACTGCTACACCCATGTTTGTTCCATCTCGTTGGGAAACTGTTGATCCAGAACAG GTGGAAGCGCAAGCAATGACAACTAGTAAATGGGATCAATTAGAGCCAACATCTCTTGATGGCGAAGAAGTGAATGACAGTGATTCAAGTGGGGAAGCAATGAACtcacaaaaaatgaattttgatatgAATGATTCCAA aaTGAGCGAAGAACGTCGCAGAAAGTTACGTGAAGTGGAGCTAAAAGCGATGCAGTATCAAGATGAATTGGAAGCAGGACATCGTACGTTGAAAAGTGGTTGGACCGTTACCCAGCAAGTGGAGCACTATCGTCGAAAATTACTTCGCAAA ATGGATAAAAAACTCGCTGATAGCAAAGAAAAAGCGAAAGACAGAGACTCTCCAAATTTAGATCGTTCGAACAAATCACGACACAGTTTGGATATGGGCAGTTCGAGATCGGATCGTTCTAAGCGGAGTTTAACACCAGATACAGAGTATTC ATCATCTCGAAGTGCTACTCCCATAGACCGTAAATCTCGTTCACGTCGTTCAAGATCACTTGGGAGAGAAGAATCATTATCTCCCCCAACGCCACCACGTATCAACAAGAAATCACCAAGTCGAAGACGGCGAGCAGCTGAATCACCATCGTGGACTGGGACTGGTAGTAATAGTGCTCGTTCACGTTGTAGCCCTTCCCCACATTCCGCTCGATATCTATCACCTGTGAACTCTAAATATATGTTAACTAGTCCATCACCGCCCCCAGTACGTGGTTCATCGTCGCGACGATCAAATCGTCATGTGGATTCACCAGGTACCCCACCACGTATAAGTGCTTCATCATCGTCGAAAAGTAGTCGACGACGTGGCTCATATTCACCGAACTCAAAACGTTTATCTCCAACATTATCGACAAAAAGTAAACATAGTAGAAGAACTTTAACGCCGTCGCCACCACGTAAATCGAAACGGGCTCGGTCGCGTAGTATTTCGCCAGTGGACTCAAACAGTCAAAGACGTCATAAACATCGCTACTag
- the LOC123302476 gene encoding U2 snRNP-associated SURP motif-containing protein isoform X1 encodes MDDKTILKQLAEQKLKAFAVGNMGKRALTKRELEELRKKEEDEAAAFAFQEFVSTFQDTPSNSNRIWVKAGTYDAGARREDTKEKGKLYKPQSRLSSNNENLSSAEKAQEYARLLAGDVKPERLGKKKENNKKKSNLELFKEELKQIQEEREERHKYKGLVKIPLEPDIVDLNQKQDMGSFDNGDPNTTNLYLGNLNPKITETQLMELFGKYGPLASIKIMWPRSEEEKARGRNCGFVAFMNRKDGERALRNLNGKDVMGYEMKLGWGKCVPIPPHPIYIPPSLQELSMPPPTSGLPFNAQPIETDALKDLDKNDSTLLDKILSQSIVKVVVPTDRNVVALIHRTIEFVIREGPLFEAIIMNREINNPMFRFLFDNQSHQHTYYRWKLFSMMQGDTPKEWRTEDFRMFEGGSIWRPPPMNIYTQGMPDSLIVDEDLREPSKGALSVAQRDRLEELLRNLTPDRMKIAEAMVFAMEHSEAADEICSCIAESLSNVETLIHKKLARIYLVSDILHNCTAKINNASYYRRALEIRLNDIIKNANIAHSAQDSRLKAEGFKVRVERVLEAWKDWSVYPRELIENLENIFHGIDTGAAYNYKATLSKEESDDIYARIQQNEEDSDDGIPLDEDADGEAVPFDGAALLKGAIRHGNPPKVESYSKFNDFNNDSPNEDADGMPLTPPSNEEKTATPMFVPSRWETVDPEQVEAQAMTTSKWDQLEPTSLDGEEVNDSDSSGEAMNSQKMNFDMNDSKMSEERRRKLREVELKAMQYQDELEAGHRTLKSGWTVTQQVEHYRRKLLRKMDKKLADSKEKAKDRDSPNLDRSNKSRHSLDMGSSRSDRSKRSLTPDTEYSGSCRKYKKKSRSSSRSISPAKLRSNRSSRSATPIDRKSRSRRSRSLGREESLSPPTPPRINKKSPSRRRRAAESPSWTGTGSNSARSRCSPSPHSARYLSPVNSKYMLTSPSPPPVRGSSSRRSNRHVDSPGTPPRISASSSSKSSRRRGSYSPNSKRLSPTLSTKSKHSRRTLTPSPPRKSKRARSRSISPVDSNSQRRHKHRY; translated from the exons ATGGAtgacaaaacaattttaaag CAATTGGCTGAACAAAAGCTAAAAGCTTTTGCAGTCGGTAATATGGGTAAACGTGCCTTGACCAAACGTGAACTTGAAGAACTTCGTAAGAAGGAGGAAGATGAAGCTGCGGCCTTT gcATTCCAAGAGTTTGTTAGTACATTTCAAGATACGCCATCAAATTCTAATCGAATTTGGGTAAAAGCGGGTACTTACGATGCTGGAGCTAGAC GTGAGGATACCAAAGAAAAAGGTAAATTATACAAACCACAATCTCGGCTATcctcaaataatgaaaatttatcatcGGCCGAAAAAGCACAAGAGTATGCTCGATTGTTAGCTGGTGACGTGAAACCAGAACGGTTAgggaaaaagaaagaaaataataagaaaaagagtaatttagaattatttaaagaGGAATTAAAaca AATTCAAGAAGAGCGTGAAGAACGACATAAATATAAAGGACTGGTTAAAATACCGTTAGAACCGGATATTGttgatttaaatcaaaaacaggATATGGGCTCATTCGATAATGGAGATCCAAATacaactaatttatatttgggaaatttaaatccaaaa ATAACGGAAACGCAATTAATGGAATTATTTGGTAAATATGGTCCATTAGCGAGCATCAAAATAATGTGGCCACGATCAGAAGAAGAAAAAGCTCGAGGTCGTAACTGTGGATTTGTTGCATTTATGAATCGTAAAGATGGTGAACGCGCTTTGCGTAATTTAAACG GTAAAGATGTTATGGGGTATGAAATGAAGTTAGGTTGGGGAAAATGTGTTCCAATCCCACCACATCCAATTTATATACCTCCCTCACTCCAGGAACTATCAATGCCACCTCCAACATCTGGATTACCATTTAATGCACAGCCAATTGAAACAGATGCTCTCAAAGATTTGGACAAAAATGATTCAACGTTGTTGGATAAG ATTTTATCTCAATCGATTGTGAAGGTTGTGGTGCCTACAGATAG aaatgtgGTAGCCCTAATTCATAGAACGATCGAATTTGTAATTCGTGAAGGTCCTTTATTTGAGGCAATTATTATGAATCGAGAAATCAATAATCCAATGTTTAG GTTTTTATTCGACAATCAAAGTCATCAGCATACGTATTATCGTTGGAAGTTATTTTCAATGATGCAAGGAGATACCCCAAAAGAATGGCGAACTGAGGATTTTCGAATGTTtgaag GCGGTTCGATTTGGAGGCCACCACCAATGAACATTTATACTCAAGGCATGCCAGACAGTTTGATCGTGGATGAAGATTTACGTGAACCATCAAAGGGAGCCTTATCGGTTGCACAACGTGATCGTCTAGAAGAATTATTACGTAATTTAACACCAGATCGCATGAAGATTGCTGAAGCCATGGTATTTGCTATGGAGCACAGTGAAGCTGCGGATGAAATCTGTAGTTGTATTGCGGAATCTTTATCAAATGTAGAAactttaattcataaaaaattagcaCGAATCTATCTTGTATCAGATATATTACATAATTGTACagctaaaattaataatgcgTCATACTATCGACGAGC gtTAGAAATTCGATTGAATGATATTATAAAGAATGCAAATATTGCGCATTCGGCACAAGACAGTCGATTAAAAGCCGAAGGCTTTAAAGTGCGAGTTGAACGAGTGTTAGAAGCATGGAAAGATTGGTCGGTGTATCCTCGTGAgttgattgaaaatttagaaaatattttccatggAATTGACACGGGTGCCGCTTATAACTATAAG gCAACACTTTCAAAAGAAGAATCGGATGACATATACGCTCGGATACAACAAAATGAGGAAGATAGTGACGATGGAATTCCATTAGATGAGGATGCCGATGGCGAAGCTGTACCATTTGATGGAGCTGCGCTATTAAAAGGTGCAATTCGTCATGGAAATCCACCTAAAGTTGAATCCTATTCgaaattcaatgattttaataatgattCTCCTA ATGAAGATGCAGACGGAATGCCTTTAACACCACCGTCAAATGAGGAAAAAACTGCTACACCCATGTTTGTTCCATCTCGTTGGGAAACTGTTGATCCAGAACAG GTGGAAGCGCAAGCAATGACAACTAGTAAATGGGATCAATTAGAGCCAACATCTCTTGATGGCGAAGAAGTGAATGACAGTGATTCAAGTGGGGAAGCAATGAACtcacaaaaaatgaattttgatatgAATGATTCCAA aaTGAGCGAAGAACGTCGCAGAAAGTTACGTGAAGTGGAGCTAAAAGCGATGCAGTATCAAGATGAATTGGAAGCAGGACATCGTACGTTGAAAAGTGGTTGGACCGTTACCCAGCAAGTGGAGCACTATCGTCGAAAATTACTTCGCAAA ATGGATAAAAAACTCGCTGATAGCAAAGAAAAAGCGAAAGACAGAGACTCTCCAAATTTAGATCGTTCGAACAAATCACGACACAGTTTGGATATGGGCAGTTCGAGATCGGATCGTTCTAAGCGGAGTTTAACACCAGATACAGAGTATTC CGGCAGTTgccgaaaatataaaaaaaagtcgcgCAGTTCATCACGAAGCATCTCACCAGCTAAATTAAGAAGTAACag ATCATCTCGAAGTGCTACTCCCATAGACCGTAAATCTCGTTCACGTCGTTCAAGATCACTTGGGAGAGAAGAATCATTATCTCCCCCAACGCCACCACGTATCAACAAGAAATCACCAAGTCGAAGACGGCGAGCAGCTGAATCACCATCGTGGACTGGGACTGGTAGTAATAGTGCTCGTTCACGTTGTAGCCCTTCCCCACATTCCGCTCGATATCTATCACCTGTGAACTCTAAATATATGTTAACTAGTCCATCACCGCCCCCAGTACGTGGTTCATCGTCGCGACGATCAAATCGTCATGTGGATTCACCAGGTACCCCACCACGTATAAGTGCTTCATCATCGTCGAAAAGTAGTCGACGACGTGGCTCATATTCACCGAACTCAAAACGTTTATCTCCAACATTATCGACAAAAAGTAAACATAGTAGAAGAACTTTAACGCCGTCGCCACCACGTAAATCGAAACGGGCTCGGTCGCGTAGTATTTCGCCAGTGGACTCAAACAGTCAAAGACGTCATAAACATCGCTACTag